One Bacteroidota bacterium DNA segment encodes these proteins:
- a CDS encoding SDR family oxidoreductase, producing the protein MSYNLLKGKRGIIFGALNEDSIAWEVAKKAHEEGANFVLTNAPIALRFGKIDELGKLCNAEIIPADVTSLDDLENLLTKSQEILGGKLDFILHSVGMSKNVIKRRDYTDLNYKDFMHAMDVSAVSFHKLLQSAKKLDAINEYGSVLTLSYIGAQRVFTTYGDMTQAKAMLESIVRSFGLHYGLEKKVRINSISQSPTKTTAGKGIKGFDSFYHFAGKMSPLGNAKADECANYCITLFSDLTRMVTMQNLFHDGGFSSTGISYEVLKHYRPDCECIKHDLREDD; encoded by the coding sequence ATGAGTTACAATTTACTTAAAGGTAAAAGAGGAATTATTTTTGGTGCCTTAAACGAAGATTCTATTGCATGGGAAGTAGCAAAAAAAGCACATGAAGAAGGTGCTAATTTTGTATTAACAAATGCACCCATTGCCCTACGATTTGGGAAGATAGATGAATTAGGAAAGCTGTGCAATGCAGAGATTATACCTGCCGATGTTACTTCGCTGGATGATTTGGAGAACTTACTGACTAAATCGCAGGAAATTCTTGGCGGAAAGCTTGATTTTATTTTGCATTCAGTTGGCATGTCGAAAAATGTTATTAAAAGACGAGATTATACAGATTTGAATTATAAAGACTTCATGCACGCCATGGATGTGTCTGCAGTATCATTCCATAAATTATTACAATCAGCCAAAAAACTGGATGCTATTAATGAATATGGTTCGGTATTAACATTGAGTTATATTGGAGCACAACGTGTTTTCACTACTTATGGGGATATGACACAAGCCAAAGCCATGCTTGAATCTATCGTCAGAAGTTTTGGACTTCATTATGGCTTAGAGAAAAAAGTGAGAATCAATTCAATTTCGCAGTCTCCTACAAAAACAACAGCTGGTAAGGGAATTAAAGGATTTGACTCATTTTATCATTTTGCTGGAAAAATGTCACCACTTGGAAATGCAAAAGCTGATGAATGTGCTAATTATTGTATTACCTTGTTTTCTGATTTAACCAGAATGGTGACCATGCAAAACCTTTTTCATGATGGAGGATTCAGCTCGACAGGTATCAGTTATGAAGTACTGAAACACTACCGACCTGATTGTGAATGCATCAAGCACGACTTGAGGGAAGATGATTAA
- the recN gene encoding DNA repair protein RecN encodes MLKSLRIQNYALIDEIEIDFDSGFNVITGETGAGKSIILGALELILGKRVDTSVLFNPNKKCIIEGSFSLENDKQKQFFQTHDLDFDEHTIIRREISNSGKSRAFINDVPVTINILTDFSSLLLDIHSQYQTLLLNTNEFQFSILDAVAENKSLLIQYHKEYTNLLQLKKELNTLIQQESKAKKDLDYFEFQQKEIASLCLVAETDSKLEDELLTLSNAEKIKDTLDQLVYSFDDAEDSISQKLAEARKQMAGIASFNIKLEEFLRQIESVEIELKEIIPEMAAFSEKVDIDNQKLDELTVRFNAINNLLSKHQLNTVEELIALEQDLHTKIAGISSLQESIQDKEKQIVSTSTLLQKQALSLSEKRQGVIPELESRLVLLLASVGMNNASIKFDLSQNNLEEITENGLNNLAVLFSSNTGIPMQLVSKVASGGELSRLMLCIKHILAGSTLLPSIIFDEIDLGISGEIAFKVGEMMSKMADNHQIIAISHLPQVASFGLSHFLVYKTSDQNTTHTHLRKLSLEERILELAKMIGGENPSPMAMESAKELVRNFA; translated from the coding sequence ATGCTGAAATCCTTAAGGATACAGAATTATGCGCTTATTGACGAAATCGAAATCGATTTTGATAGCGGATTTAATGTGATTACTGGAGAAACAGGTGCAGGAAAGTCAATAATACTGGGTGCTTTAGAACTTATTTTAGGAAAAAGAGTTGATACCAGTGTGTTGTTTAACCCCAACAAAAAATGCATAATTGAAGGTAGTTTTAGCTTGGAGAATGACAAACAAAAGCAATTCTTTCAAACACATGATCTTGATTTTGATGAACACACCATCATTCGAAGAGAAATAAGCAATAGCGGCAAATCAAGAGCATTTATCAATGATGTTCCGGTAACAATAAATATACTGACAGACTTTAGCAGTTTGTTGCTTGATATTCATTCTCAATATCAAACCCTGTTATTGAATACTAATGAATTTCAATTCTCTATTTTGGATGCAGTAGCCGAAAATAAATCCCTGCTAATTCAATATCATAAAGAATATACCAACTTACTTCAACTAAAAAAGGAATTAAATACACTTATCCAACAAGAGAGCAAGGCTAAAAAAGATCTTGATTATTTTGAATTTCAGCAAAAGGAAATAGCTTCCTTGTGTTTAGTCGCTGAAACAGATAGTAAGCTTGAGGATGAATTACTCACCCTCTCGAATGCTGAGAAAATTAAAGATACTTTAGATCAGTTGGTTTACTCATTTGATGATGCAGAAGATTCTATCAGTCAGAAATTAGCTGAAGCCCGTAAACAAATGGCTGGTATTGCATCCTTTAACATAAAACTGGAAGAGTTTTTACGACAGATTGAATCGGTTGAAATTGAGCTGAAGGAAATTATTCCAGAAATGGCTGCTTTTAGTGAAAAGGTAGACATAGATAATCAAAAACTGGATGAATTAACTGTTCGTTTCAATGCTATCAATAACTTACTATCGAAACATCAATTAAACACAGTTGAAGAATTGATTGCACTTGAGCAAGATTTGCATACAAAAATAGCAGGCATTTCAAGTTTACAGGAGTCCATTCAAGACAAGGAAAAACAAATTGTATCTACAAGCACTTTACTTCAAAAACAAGCATTATCCTTATCAGAAAAACGCCAAGGTGTTATTCCTGAATTAGAAAGTCGTTTGGTCTTATTATTAGCAAGTGTTGGGATGAACAATGCTTCTATTAAATTTGATTTATCGCAAAATAATCTGGAAGAAATTACTGAAAACGGACTGAATAATCTGGCTGTGTTATTCAGTTCAAATACAGGAATTCCTATGCAACTTGTTTCTAAAGTTGCCTCAGGAGGAGAGCTTTCGAGATTGATGTTATGCATTAAGCACATTTTGGCTGGTTCCACATTACTGCCCAGTATTATTTTTGATGAAATAGATTTAGGTATATCCGGTGAAATTGCCTTTAAAGTTGGCGAAATGATGTCTAAAATGGCTGATAATCATCAAATAATTGCCATTAGCCATCTACCCCAAGTAGCTTCATTTGGTCTCTCACATTTTCTTGTTTATAAAACTTCTGACCAAAATACAACACACACACACTTACGTAAACTCAGTCTGGAAGAACGAATCCTGGAGCTTGCCAAAATGATTGGAGGAGAAAACCCGTCCCCAATGGCAATGGAAAGTGCCAAAGAGCTAGTAAGAAATTTTGCTTAA